A window of the Scytonema millei VB511283 genome harbors these coding sequences:
- the dnaK gene encoding molecular chaperone DnaK — MGKVIGIDLGTTNSCVAILEGGQPLVIPNSEGGRTTPSVVGFGKASDRLIGQLAKRQAVTNAENTVYSIKRFIGRRWNETQAERQRVPYKSVRGRDDTVDVQIRDRTYTPQEISAMILQKLKQDAENFLGESVDQAVITVPAYFTDAQRQATKDAGTIAGLEVLRIINEPTAAALAYGLDKQDRDQTILVFDLGGGTFDVSILQLGDGVFEVKATSGNNQLGGDDFDNCIVRWMISCFLDNEGVDLTADRMALQRLREAAEKAKIELSTLGSTTINLPFITADATGPKHLEQELSRAKFEELVLPLIQATIEPMVQALKDCGLRPPDIDKIVLVGGSTRIPAVQNAVQNFFGGRTAERSVNPDEAVALGAAIQGGVLGGEVEDVLLLDVTPLSLGIETLGEVFTKIIERNTTIPTSKAQIFSTATDGQTSVEIKVLQGERAMARDNKTLGSFVLTGIPPAPRGTPQIEVAFEIDVNGILKVAASDKGTGREQILRITNTGGLSASEVERMRQEAEMFAEQDRKRLELIELKNQAEHLLQSYFVTLRDNKELITEEFKAQADEKVAALKTAFADPASTVEAIEQRLQDFQQNLFALGASVYEQAHRSSSFTSSGMDDTFTSSFGDDSTYAVDYEAIEE; from the coding sequence ATGGGAAAAGTTATTGGGATTGACTTAGGAACAACGAACAGTTGTGTTGCCATTTTAGAGGGCGGTCAACCATTGGTGATCCCCAATTCAGAAGGTGGACGAACAACTCCCAGCGTGGTTGGCTTTGGTAAAGCCAGCGATCGCTTGATCGGTCAGTTGGCAAAGCGTCAAGCCGTCACGAATGCCGAAAACACTGTTTACAGTATCAAGCGGTTTATCGGGCGGCGTTGGAACGAAACTCAAGCAGAACGTCAGCGCGTCCCCTACAAATCCGTTAGAGGACGCGATGACACTGTAGATGTCCAAATTCGCGATCGCACCTACACTCCCCAAGAAATTTCTGCCATGATCCTGCAAAAGCTCAAGCAGGATGCAGAAAATTTTTTGGGAGAAAGCGTAGACCAAGCAGTAATTACCGTACCAGCCTATTTTACCGATGCCCAGCGGCAGGCAACCAAAGACGCTGGAACGATCGCGGGATTGGAGGTTTTACGTATTATCAACGAACCGACAGCCGCCGCTTTAGCTTACGGCTTGGATAAGCAAGACCGAGACCAAACAATTCTCGTCTTCGACTTAGGCGGGGGTACTTTTGACGTTTCTATTCTGCAATTAGGAGATGGGGTATTTGAAGTTAAAGCCACCTCTGGCAACAATCAACTTGGCGGCGACGATTTTGATAACTGTATCGTGCGCTGGATGATTTCGTGCTTTCTAGACAATGAAGGTGTAGACCTGACTGCCGATCGCATGGCACTCCAGAGGCTACGAGAAGCAGCAGAAAAAGCCAAAATCGAACTGTCTACCCTTGGCAGCACGACAATTAATTTACCTTTTATCACGGCTGATGCTACCGGACCAAAACACTTAGAACAAGAGCTAAGCCGCGCCAAGTTTGAAGAGTTGGTCTTGCCTCTGATCCAAGCCACGATCGAACCGATGGTGCAAGCCCTCAAAGACTGCGGTTTACGCCCCCCAGATATCGATAAGATCGTGCTTGTGGGTGGTTCCACCCGCATTCCTGCCGTACAAAATGCCGTGCAAAACTTTTTTGGTGGCAGAACAGCCGAGCGATCGGTCAATCCCGATGAGGCTGTTGCACTAGGTGCGGCAATCCAGGGTGGAGTGTTGGGGGGCGAAGTAGAAGATGTCTTGCTACTGGACGTAACTCCGCTTTCTCTTGGAATTGAGACTTTAGGGGAAGTCTTTACAAAAATTATCGAACGCAATACAACCATTCCCACCAGTAAAGCGCAAATTTTCTCGACTGCTACCGACGGACAAACCTCTGTAGAAATCAAAGTTCTTCAGGGAGAAAGAGCTATGGCACGGGACAACAAAACTTTGGGAAGTTTTGTACTGACTGGAATTCCTCCTGCTCCTAGAGGCACGCCCCAAATTGAAGTTGCCTTTGAGATTGATGTCAACGGGATCTTAAAAGTGGCAGCATCAGATAAAGGCACTGGCAGAGAGCAAATCCTGCGGATTACTAACACAGGTGGCTTGAGCGCGAGTGAAGTAGAACGGATGCGCCAAGAAGCAGAAATGTTTGCCGAGCAAGATCGAAAACGCTTGGAACTGATCGAACTGAAAAACCAAGCAGAACACTTGCTACAAAGTTATTTTGTGACGCTAAGAGATAATAAAGAGCTAATTACTGAAGAGTTTAAAGCTCAGGCAGATGAAAAAGTTGCCGCACTCAAAACAGCCTTTGCTGACCCAGCTTCCACTGTTGAAGCGATCGAGCAAAGGCTGCAAGACTTCCAGCAAAACTTATTTGCTCTTGGAGCCAGCGTTTACGAACAAGCTCATCGCAGTAGCTCTTTTACTTCATCAGGTATGGACGACACCTTCACTTCTTCCTTTGGCGACGATAGTACGTATGCAGTAGACTACGAAGCAATTGAGGAGTAG
- the dnaJ gene encoding molecular chaperone DnaJ yields MARDYYEILGVSRSADKEEIKHAYRRLARKYHPDVNKETGAEERFKEINRAYEVLSEPEMRARYDRFGEAGVAAGAGAAGFQDFGDIGGFADIFESFFSGFGGAGAQGGTRRRSGPVRGDDLRLDLKLDFREAVFGGEKEIRISHLETCEVCSGSGAKPGTRPRTCTTCSGSGQVRRVTRTPFGSFTQVSTCPTCNGTGQMIEDKCEACDGKGARQVTKKLKITIPAGVDNGTRLRISGEGDAGDRNGPPGDLYVYIFVNEDAEFRRDGINVLSEIKLSYLQAILGSRIEVNTVDGPTELIVPAGTQPNTVMTLENHGVPRLGNPVSRGDHLITISIDIPTRITPEERELLEKLAKIRGDRTGKGGIEGFLGNLFHK; encoded by the coding sequence ATGGCTCGTGACTATTACGAAATTCTGGGTGTTTCCCGCAGTGCGGATAAAGAAGAAATCAAACACGCCTATCGTCGCCTCGCTCGGAAATATCACCCCGATGTGAATAAAGAAACTGGAGCTGAGGAGCGGTTCAAAGAAATCAACCGAGCTTACGAAGTGTTATCGGAACCGGAAATGCGGGCGCGATACGATCGCTTTGGCGAAGCTGGTGTCGCAGCTGGTGCTGGGGCAGCTGGTTTTCAGGACTTTGGCGATATTGGCGGTTTTGCTGACATATTTGAAAGCTTCTTTAGCGGTTTTGGTGGTGCGGGCGCTCAAGGTGGGACGCGGCGGCGGAGCGGACCAGTCCGTGGCGACGACCTGCGGCTAGATTTGAAGTTAGATTTTAGAGAAGCGGTCTTTGGCGGAGAGAAAGAAATTCGCATTTCTCACCTAGAAACTTGTGAAGTTTGTAGCGGTTCTGGTGCAAAGCCTGGAACGCGACCGCGTACTTGTACGACTTGTAGCGGCTCGGGTCAGGTAAGGCGCGTTACCCGCACTCCCTTTGGTAGTTTTACGCAGGTTTCTACTTGTCCCACTTGTAACGGTACGGGACAGATGATTGAAGACAAGTGCGAAGCTTGCGACGGGAAAGGCGCTAGGCAAGTAACGAAGAAGTTAAAAATTACCATTCCAGCTGGGGTTGACAACGGTACGCGCTTGCGCATTTCTGGGGAAGGTGATGCAGGCGATCGCAACGGTCCGCCAGGAGATTTATACGTTTACATCTTTGTCAACGAAGACGCAGAATTTCGCCGCGACGGGATTAACGTTCTATCAGAAATTAAACTCAGCTACTTGCAAGCAATTTTAGGCAGCCGCATAGAAGTTAATACAGTAGATGGTCCGACTGAATTGATCGTGCCTGCTGGTACTCAACCAAATACTGTGATGACTTTAGAAAATCACGGCGTGCCGCGCTTGGGTAATCCCGTCAGCCGAGGCGATCACCTCATCACAATCTCAATCGATATTCCCACCCGCATTACCCCCGAAGAACGAGAATTGCTGGAAAAGTTAGCTAAAATTCGAGGCGATCGCACTGGAAAAGGTGGTATAGAAGGATTTTTGGGAAATCTGTTCCACAAATGA
- a CDS encoding sulfurtransferase TusA family protein: MNQSFLSSADAQLDLRGTPCPINFVRTKLRLEKMTPGSLLEVWLDPGEPIEQVPDSLTMAGYQIEQIEERDGFFVLQVRHPVK; encoded by the coding sequence ATGAATCAATCATTTTTGTCATCTGCCGATGCTCAACTCGATCTACGCGGTACTCCCTGCCCGATTAACTTCGTTCGCACTAAGCTACGATTGGAAAAAATGACTCCAGGTAGCTTGCTGGAAGTCTGGCTAGACCCAGGCGAACCAATCGAGCAAGTGCCGGATAGTTTGACAATGGCAGGATATCAGATCGAGCAAATTGAAGAACGCGACGGGTTTTTCGTGCTTCAGGTGAGGCATCCTGTGAAATGA
- the rsgA gene encoding small ribosomal subunit biogenesis GTPase RsgA, with product MNDLHNSEIQLIEDTSPLVGTVVAVQANYYWVRLDAPGSELTTPSAPSAPSALLCTRRARLKKLGQQVMVGDRVVIEEPDWAGGRGAIGEVLPRQSQLDRPAIANAQQILLVFALAEPDLDPYQLSKFLVKAESTGLEICLCLNKSDLLSTQQIHNWRDRLNHWGYQPLFISVHQGVGVDRVSQRLQAKITVIAGPSGVGKSSLINMLIPEAGLRVGEVSGKLLRGRHTTRHVELFELPTRGLLADTPGFNQPDLDCTPEELASYFPEAKQRLAVASCQFSDCLHRDEPNCVVRGDWERYQHYLGLLEEAIADREQLARQANPESNVKLKTKRGKSQYEPKLETKKYRRQSRRTQQQSLQELYREAEE from the coding sequence ATGAATGATTTGCACAATTCTGAAATTCAACTCATAGAGGACACTTCACCTCTAGTGGGTACGGTAGTAGCAGTACAAGCAAACTACTACTGGGTAAGGTTAGATGCTCCAGGTTCAGAATTAACTACTCCCTCAGCTCCCTCAGCTCCCTCAGCTCTCTTGTGTACGCGGCGGGCGCGGTTGAAAAAGCTAGGACAGCAAGTCATGGTTGGCGATCGCGTTGTCATAGAAGAACCGGATTGGGCTGGTGGTCGAGGAGCAATTGGGGAAGTCTTACCCCGTCAAAGTCAGCTCGATCGTCCGGCGATCGCGAACGCGCAGCAAATTTTACTCGTATTTGCCCTGGCGGAACCAGACCTCGACCCGTATCAATTGAGTAAGTTTTTAGTCAAGGCAGAGTCTACGGGGTTAGAAATTTGTCTGTGCTTGAATAAAAGCGATTTGCTGTCAACCCAGCAGATTCATAATTGGCGCGATCGCCTAAATCACTGGGGCTATCAACCTTTATTTATCAGCGTCCATCAAGGAGTTGGAGTCGATCGAGTGAGCCAGCGTCTGCAAGCGAAAATAACCGTCATTGCTGGACCCTCTGGTGTAGGAAAATCGAGTTTAATCAACATGCTAATCCCAGAAGCGGGGTTGCGAGTTGGAGAAGTATCAGGGAAGCTGTTGCGGGGTCGCCACACAACGCGGCACGTCGAACTGTTTGAATTACCTACAAGGGGATTGCTAGCCGATACTCCTGGCTTTAATCAACCCGATCTTGACTGTACTCCAGAAGAGTTAGCTAGCTATTTTCCAGAAGCAAAACAACGCTTAGCTGTTGCTAGTTGTCAGTTTAGCGATTGCTTGCACCGCGACGAGCCGAATTGTGTCGTGCGGGGCGACTGGGAACGTTACCAGCACTATTTGGGGTTGTTAGAGGAGGCGATCGCCGATCGAGAACAACTGGCTCGTCAAGCCAATCCCGAATCAAATGTGAAGCTGAAAACCAAACGGGGTAAAAGTCAGTACGAACCCAAACTAGAAACGAAAAAATATCGCCGCCAGTCTCGCCGGACGCAACAGCAATCTCTCCAGGAGTTGTATCGAGAAGCAGAGGAATAG
- the grxC gene encoding glutaredoxin 3 produces MAPKVEIYTWRSCPFCIRAKQLLAKKGVDFIEYSIDGDEAARKQMAQRASGRRSVPQIFIDDRHIGGCDDIYDLDFQGKLDPLLTSAQGA; encoded by the coding sequence ATGGCTCCTAAAGTCGAAATCTACACTTGGAGATCCTGCCCATTTTGCATTCGTGCCAAACAACTTCTTGCCAAAAAAGGCGTTGATTTTATCGAATACAGTATTGATGGCGATGAAGCTGCTCGCAAACAGATGGCACAGAGAGCAAGCGGTCGCCGTTCCGTACCCCAAATCTTTATCGACGATCGCCACATTGGGGGATGCGACGACATCTACGATCTGGATTTCCAAGGTAAGCTCGATCCGCTGCTAACCTCGGCTCAAGGAGCGTAA
- the gshB gene encoding glutathione synthase, producing the protein MSLKLVFIIDPIHKLDPGHDTSVALMEAAQALGHEVWITEASRLGVAEGKAWAVLERLQLKPVQLVDGRWVAELVWYDLSDRTWMPLENFDAVFMRTDPPVDIPYLYATYILDFIDQSKTLVVNNPQGLRAANEKMFALQFTDLMPETIVSADKKVIRQFLAAKGAAILKPLGLKAGEGIIYLEEGDRNFNSIVEISTYQGKMPVMVQEFIPAAKEGDKRIILLNGEPIGAVNRISTSDDFRNNMAAGGTVAKTEITDREYQICKDLAASLRQNGLYFVGIDVIGGYLTEVNVTSPTGIREIDRLDGIRLGETVMKWLEKVKG; encoded by the coding sequence TTGAGTTTAAAACTAGTTTTTATTATCGACCCGATCCATAAACTCGATCCAGGTCACGATACGAGCGTTGCTTTGATGGAAGCAGCGCAAGCTTTGGGACATGAAGTGTGGATAACTGAAGCTAGCCGCTTGGGGGTAGCTGAAGGGAAGGCATGGGCTGTTTTAGAACGGTTACAACTGAAACCAGTGCAATTGGTAGACGGGCGTTGGGTAGCGGAATTGGTTTGGTACGATTTGAGCGATCGCACCTGGATGCCTTTAGAAAATTTTGATGCTGTGTTCATGCGGACAGATCCGCCTGTAGATATTCCCTACCTCTACGCTACTTACATTCTCGACTTCATCGACCAGAGCAAAACTTTAGTCGTGAATAATCCCCAAGGGTTGAGGGCAGCAAATGAAAAAATGTTTGCCCTGCAATTTACCGATTTGATGCCAGAGACGATTGTGAGTGCGGATAAAAAAGTGATTCGCCAATTTTTAGCAGCAAAAGGGGCAGCGATTCTCAAACCACTGGGACTCAAAGCAGGTGAGGGAATTATCTATCTGGAAGAGGGCGATCGCAATTTCAACTCAATTGTAGAAATTAGCACTTACCAAGGCAAAATGCCCGTGATGGTGCAAGAATTTATCCCTGCTGCGAAAGAAGGAGACAAGCGGATTATTCTACTCAATGGCGAACCCATTGGAGCTGTGAATCGAATTTCCACCAGCGACGACTTTCGTAATAACATGGCAGCTGGCGGTACGGTAGCCAAAACCGAAATTACGGACAGAGAATATCAGATCTGTAAGGATTTAGCCGCTAGCCTAAGACAAAACGGCTTATATTTTGTTGGAATTGACGTTATCGGTGGTTATTTAACTGAAGTCAATGTCACTAGCCCAACAGGGATCAGAGAAATCGATAGACTCGATGGAATTCGTCTAGGAGAAACAGTGATGAAATGGTTGGAAAAGGTAAAAGGCTGA
- the recA gene encoding recombinase RecA, with translation MAINNDVAGKQKALNLVLNQIERNFGKGAIVRLGDATRMRVETISSGSLTLDLALGGGLPKGRVIEIYGPESSGKTTVALHAIAEVQKAGGIAAFVDAEHALDPTYAAALGVDIENLLVSQPDTGEAGLEIVDQLVRSAAVDIVIVDSVAALVPRAEIEGEMGDTHVGLQARLMSQALRKITGNIGKSGCTVIFLNQLRQKIGVTYGNPETTTGGNALKFYASVRLDIRRIQTLKKGTEEFGNRVKVKVAKNKVAPPFRIAEFDIIFGKGISTLGCMVDIAEETGVIVRKGAWYSYKGENIAQGRDNTIKYLEENTEVAQEIQKLVREKLDMGAVVSANSVKAHEEDEDEEMEADDE, from the coding sequence ATGGCTATTAACAATGATGTTGCTGGCAAGCAAAAAGCCCTGAATCTAGTCCTGAATCAAATCGAACGCAATTTCGGCAAAGGGGCGATCGTGCGCTTGGGAGATGCGACCCGAATGCGCGTGGAAACTATTTCTAGCGGTTCGTTGACGCTGGACTTGGCTCTAGGCGGCGGTTTACCAAAAGGGCGGGTAATTGAAATCTACGGTCCAGAGAGTTCTGGTAAAACGACAGTAGCACTGCACGCGATCGCAGAAGTGCAAAAAGCAGGTGGGATTGCTGCCTTTGTAGACGCAGAACATGCCCTCGACCCGACCTACGCAGCGGCTTTGGGTGTAGATATTGAGAATCTCCTCGTTTCCCAGCCAGATACAGGCGAAGCAGGTTTAGAAATTGTCGATCAATTAGTGCGATCGGCTGCGGTTGATATTGTAATTGTAGATTCCGTCGCTGCACTCGTTCCTCGTGCCGAGATCGAAGGCGAAATGGGAGATACCCACGTCGGATTGCAAGCGCGTTTGATGAGCCAAGCTTTAAGAAAAATCACGGGTAACATCGGTAAATCTGGTTGTACCGTAATTTTCCTCAACCAGCTACGCCAAAAAATTGGCGTAACCTATGGCAACCCAGAGACGACAACTGGAGGTAATGCCCTTAAGTTCTACGCTTCCGTGCGGTTAGATATTCGTCGAATTCAAACTTTGAAAAAGGGAACGGAAGAATTTGGTAACCGCGTCAAAGTTAAAGTTGCTAAAAACAAAGTTGCGCCTCCATTTCGGATCGCCGAGTTTGATATTATCTTCGGCAAAGGCATTTCTACGTTAGGTTGTATGGTAGACATTGCCGAAGAAACAGGCGTAATTGTGCGCAAAGGTGCGTGGTATAGCTACAAAGGCGAGAACATTGCCCAAGGTCGTGACAATACGATTAAGTACTTGGAAGAGAATACTGAGGTCGCTCAGGAAATTCAGAAGCTCGTCAGAGAAAAACTCGATATGGGTGCTGTTGTCTCAGCTAACTCCGTGAAAGCTCACGAAGAAGATGAAGACGAAGAAATGGAAGCTGACGACGAGTAG
- the xseA gene encoding exodeoxyribonuclease VII large subunit, producing the protein MSYTFESQLEEAVISVAGLTSYIQLLLEHDEVLRQVWVVGEVSSLNRHPKGVFLTLQDPETNAEIKCVVWNSQLSRLAQIPVQGEQIVVLGSIRLYPQRGQYQLTVWQALPAGEGLLALRLRQLRDRLEAEGLFDLERKRTLPAHPQAIAVVTSPTAAAWGDIQKTLKRCYPGLSVLFSPATVQGEQAPTSIVKAIDRVERDGRAEVLVLTRGGGAVEELACFNDERVVRAVAECSMPVITGIGHQRDETLTDLVADACAHTPTAAAELVVPDLAVVYAEHRQRIETLQAVVQQQLNVAGDRYYSLSSRLGRLRLDREIQREIEFLNWKKQQLIQVTQQRSQKARQHCHLLAQKLASLDPHAVLKRGYAVVRQENGAIARSAAQLAPGQELLIQLSQGKIKVKVIENYQSEI; encoded by the coding sequence ATGTCCTATACTTTCGAGTCCCAACTAGAAGAGGCTGTCATCTCGGTGGCTGGTCTAACCTCATATATTCAATTATTGCTGGAACATGATGAAGTGCTGCGGCAAGTGTGGGTGGTGGGAGAAGTTTCAAGTCTTAACCGCCATCCTAAAGGTGTGTTTTTGACGCTGCAAGATCCAGAGACAAATGCTGAGATTAAGTGTGTGGTATGGAATAGTCAGTTGTCGCGCTTAGCACAAATACCAGTGCAAGGGGAGCAAATCGTAGTTTTGGGTAGTATTCGCCTGTATCCTCAACGGGGACAATACCAACTGACAGTGTGGCAGGCTTTACCAGCGGGAGAGGGGTTGCTGGCGTTGAGACTGCGGCAGTTACGCGATCGCCTGGAGGCAGAAGGTTTATTCGATTTAGAACGCAAGAGAACTCTGCCAGCTCATCCTCAAGCGATCGCAGTTGTGACCTCACCGACGGCTGCGGCTTGGGGTGACATTCAAAAAACGCTCAAACGCTGCTATCCTGGTTTATCCGTTCTGTTTTCGCCTGCTACCGTGCAAGGAGAGCAAGCGCCGACATCTATAGTCAAGGCGATCGATCGCGTGGAACGAGACGGACGGGCGGAAGTGTTGGTACTTACCCGTGGTGGGGGCGCAGTGGAGGAGTTGGCTTGTTTTAACGATGAGAGAGTCGTGCGGGCAGTAGCTGAGTGTTCTATGCCCGTGATTACCGGAATCGGGCATCAGCGGGACGAGACTTTAACAGACTTGGTGGCTGATGCGTGCGCCCATACTCCTACAGCAGCAGCGGAACTCGTCGTCCCAGATTTAGCGGTTGTGTATGCCGAGCATCGGCAGAGGATAGAGACGTTACAGGCAGTTGTACAGCAACAATTAAATGTAGCAGGCGATCGCTACTATTCTCTCAGCAGTCGGTTGGGGCGTTTGCGTTTAGACCGAGAAATTCAGCGCGAGATTGAGTTTTTAAATTGGAAAAAGCAACAGTTAATTCAGGTGACTCAACAGCGATCGCAAAAAGCACGGCAACACTGTCATTTATTAGCACAGAAACTTGCTAGCCTCGATCCTCATGCGGTGTTGAAACGGGGTTACGCTGTAGTTCGGCAAGAAAACGGTGCGATCGCTCGTTCGGCTGCTCAGTTAGCCCCAGGACAAGAGTTATTAATTCAGCTCAGTCAAGGAAAAATCAAAGTTAAAGTTATCGAGAATTATCAATCTGAAATCTAA
- a CDS encoding glycoside hydrolase family 55 protein, whose product MRISAKLRKFIWLLILFIWVALGAIFLVPQLALKFTEITLSRSADIASSNIPKTDSSVPSISASPGATTNSIKSTLVETTNTIKPIIFTSNAIDRNPIQKVFPSDFISANVKTQYGAKGDGVTDDTAAIQKALDDERDEEQDYFGKPKALYFPAGTYLISNTLTWKGCCINLQGQGAGISIIKLKDKTKSFGDRNAPKPAIRTIDGNMSFRQNITDLTVDTGKNNPGAIGIDYISNNFGSLWNVSIRSGDGRGKVGLDMSRQWAGPCLIKDVQIHGFDYGIVTKNLEYGPTFERITLQQQKVAGILNDGNTLAIRKLQSINSVPVIQNQAQAGMIIVVDGNFQGGAANISAIENNGYLYARNINTSGYKSAIHHKENMVPGTSISEYVSDKVYNLFDSPKRSLNLLIEETPTFEDKNLANWIAFSPQWYGETDTLQDALNSGKSTIYFPFGAYFSHDKKVFNIPASVRRIVGFSSVVNGGGIVFRVEQNSDKPLIIEQFGYGVSVEHASPRTVVVKHGGYEYKDFPKSGKVFLEDVGVSLRINYPHQVWARQLNVETLDAARTKIENKGGTLWILGLKTEGKGSVINTTKGGITEVLGTLIYPVHDFTAKEKQDAAFISNNSSQSLIYSVSAYGENKNYEIQVEETRNGVKRQLLSKDFSGRMPLFVGYK is encoded by the coding sequence ATGAGAATTTCCGCAAAATTACGTAAATTTATTTGGTTGTTAATTTTATTTATATGGGTAGCTTTAGGGGCAATTTTTCTAGTACCACAATTAGCTCTAAAGTTTACAGAAATAACACTTTCGCGATCGGCAGACATAGCTAGCTCTAATATCCCTAAAACCGATTCGTCAGTACCATCTATTTCTGCATCACCTGGAGCGACTACCAACTCTATTAAATCAACACTTGTAGAAACTACTAATACCATCAAACCAATTATCTTTACTAGTAATGCAATCGATCGCAATCCAATCCAAAAAGTTTTTCCGAGCGATTTTATCTCAGCTAACGTTAAAACTCAATATGGTGCAAAAGGCGATGGTGTTACAGATGATACAGCAGCAATTCAAAAAGCTTTAGATGACGAACGCGACGAAGAACAAGATTATTTTGGCAAGCCAAAAGCTCTGTATTTTCCGGCTGGAACTTACTTAATAAGTAATACCTTAACTTGGAAAGGATGCTGCATAAATTTACAGGGACAAGGGGCAGGAATTAGTATTATTAAACTCAAAGACAAGACGAAAAGTTTTGGCGATCGCAATGCTCCTAAACCAGCGATACGGACTATAGATGGTAATATGTCATTTCGCCAAAATATTACAGATTTAACAGTAGATACGGGAAAAAATAATCCAGGTGCGATCGGCATTGACTATATTTCTAATAATTTTGGTTCTTTGTGGAATGTCTCAATTCGCTCTGGTGACGGACGAGGAAAAGTTGGTTTAGATATGTCGAGGCAATGGGCTGGACCTTGTTTAATTAAAGATGTTCAAATTCACGGCTTTGATTACGGCATTGTTACTAAGAACTTAGAATATGGTCCTACATTCGAGCGAATTACACTTCAACAGCAAAAAGTAGCAGGTATTCTAAATGATGGCAACACTTTAGCAATTCGCAAACTGCAAAGTATCAATTCTGTACCAGTAATTCAAAATCAAGCACAAGCAGGGATGATAATTGTTGTAGATGGTAATTTTCAAGGTGGTGCGGCAAACATCAGTGCTATTGAAAACAACGGTTATCTATATGCTAGAAACATCAATACTAGCGGTTATAAATCGGCAATTCATCACAAAGAAAATATGGTTCCTGGTACAAGTATCAGTGAATACGTTTCTGACAAAGTTTATAATTTATTTGATAGCCCAAAGCGATCGCTCAATTTACTAATTGAAGAAACACCAACTTTTGAAGATAAAAATCTAGCTAATTGGATAGCTTTTTCTCCTCAATGGTATGGAGAAACTGATACTTTACAGGATGCATTAAATTCGGGTAAATCGACTATTTATTTTCCTTTTGGTGCATACTTCTCTCACGATAAAAAAGTTTTCAATATCCCTGCATCAGTTCGACGTATTGTTGGTTTTTCGTCTGTTGTCAATGGTGGTGGAATTGTATTTCGTGTCGAGCAAAATAGCGATAAACCACTAATTATCGAACAATTTGGCTATGGAGTGTCAGTAGAACACGCTTCGCCACGTACTGTTGTCGTCAAACATGGCGGTTACGAATACAAAGACTTTCCAAAATCTGGCAAGGTATTTTTAGAAGATGTAGGAGTGAGTTTGCGAATTAACTATCCCCATCAAGTTTGGGCGAGACAGTTAAATGTTGAAACTTTAGATGCAGCACGTACTAAAATTGAGAATAAAGGCGGGACACTCTGGATTTTAGGACTGAAAACTGAAGGTAAAGGTTCAGTAATTAATACTACTAAAGGTGGTATAACGGAAGTTTTGGGAACTTTGATTTATCCAGTACATGACTTTACTGCTAAAGAAAAGCAGGACGCTGCATTCATCAGCAATAACTCTAGTCAATCATTGATTTATTCTGTCAGTGCTTATGGTGAAAACAAAAATTATGAGATTCAAGTAGAAGAAACTCGTAATGGTGTGAAGCGCCAACTACTAAGTAAGGATTTTTCTGGTAGAATGCCTTTGTTTGTAGGCTATAAATAG
- the xseB gene encoding exodeoxyribonuclease VII small subunit — protein sequence MSRNFNSKTKSNASPLPDAWKYELAVAEVESIISRIEAGELELEEVFEQFTQAVEQLKQCEKFLHQRQQQVDLLIETLNNEM from the coding sequence ATGTCTCGTAATTTCAATTCCAAAACTAAATCAAACGCTTCACCTTTACCTGATGCTTGGAAATATGAATTAGCCGTAGCAGAAGTCGAGTCAATTATCTCTCGTATTGAAGCAGGTGAGTTGGAATTGGAAGAGGTGTTCGAGCAATTTACTCAAGCTGTAGAGCAGTTAAAACAGTGTGAAAAATTTTTACACCAGCGACAGCAACAAGTCGATTTACTAATTGAAACTTTGAATAATGAAATGTAA